The Coccidioides posadasii str. Silveira chromosome 3, complete sequence genome contains a region encoding:
- a CDS encoding uncharacterized protein (EggNog:ENOG410QDJK~COG:C), producing the protein MCKPTVNSHPYPFSFNPTPIINPHSNSNRATDLIVQIPNVRGRIPSFQASRLRSMINEAHADPSRIVAQVCSYDGLSSRLVEEAGFPVVFLGGFAMASSYGLPDTGYIAFQEAVGKIQEVVRQVSVPVLVDGDTGYGSPMNVRRTVEGFALAGAAGVMIEDQTWPKRCGHTKGKSVVTRDEAYARIQAAVDARNSGLDIFILARTDSFIHGYDEALARARKFKEIGADCIFLKAPPDRASMQRFLQELEFPCFANIIEGGKTENLSAKELGELGYAAVTYPWTLVAAKLRSIRETLENLKASFLVGKPEQILSYGEVCEGLGFDKYHEMEEKYQYEGSTTGSRGYQWDR; encoded by the exons ATGTGCAAGCCAACCGTCAACTCTCACCCATATCCATTCTCTTTTAATCCAACCCCCATCATCAATCCccacagcaacagcaacaggGCTACGGATCTCATAGTCCAAATTCCCAATGTTCGTGGCCGGATTCCTTCTTTTCAGGCATCTCGCCTCCGGTCAATGATCAATGAGGCGCACGCCGATCCATCTAGAATTGTTGCTCAAGTGTGCAGCTACGACGGTTTGAGTTCTCGACTCGTGGAAGAAGCCGGATTTCCCGTCGTCTTCCTTGGCGGGTTCGCAATGGCATCATCCTATGGACTGCCTGATACTGGATATATCGCTTTTCAAGAAGCAGTTGGGAAAATACAGGAGGTCGTGAGACAGGTCAGTGTGCCTGTGCTTGTGGATGGTGATACTGGATATGGAAGCCCGATGAATGTTCGAAGGACCGTTGAAGG GTTCGCATTAGCTGGAGCGGCAGGCGTAATGATAGAGGACCAAACGTGGCCAAAGC GTTGTGGCCATACCAAGGGCAAGTCCGTCGTCACCCGCGACGAAGCATACGCCCGCATCCAAGCCGCAGTTGACGCACGCAACTCAGGACTGGACATCTTTATCCTAGCTCGAACCGATAGTTTCATACACGGCTACGATGAAGCGCTTGCCAGAGCGCGTAAATTCAAGGAGATCGGTGCAGATTGCATTTTCCTGAAAGCTCCCCCAGACCGCGCCAGCATGCAAAGATTCCTCCAGGAACTGGAGTTTCCTTGTTTCGCTAATATTATTGAAGGGGGAAAGACCGAGAATCTATCTGCTAAGGAGCTGGGAGAGTTGGGATACGCTGCTGTCACGTATCCATGGACTCTGGTTGCAGCGAAGCTGAGGAGCATCAGAGAAACGTTGGAAAACTTGAAGGCATCCTTTTTGGTTGGGAAACCAGAGCAAATATTGTCGTATGGCGAAGTTTGTGAGGGGCTTGGTTTCGATAAGTACCATGAGATGGAAGAAAAGTACCAATATGAGGGCTCTACCACTGGCAGCCGAGGATATCAGTGGGATAGGTAA
- a CDS encoding uncharacterized protein (EggNog:ENOG410PJ5U~COG:G~TransMembrane:6 (i28-48o132-151i163-183o189-211i223-241o253-275i)), translated as MAALSGAFGGLIAYGISLIKTHFARWRVLFLVEGLPTIIFAFVILLFLPDRPETANLFSNEEERAVSIERMNRGQASEGHNVLVKRHVVSGFTDWKVHACALVKMGHDAGLATISIFLPNILKSLGYTNTQAQYMTIGPYLVAWVVMLGVCFISDKRRTRGPFLIGATMVSIIGTALIVSFPAEENPQIALVGVFFMVAGIFPCIPLGIQWATDNAGAESKKITAICILVVAGHCWSILASKSFPDREGPDYVRGYSIVLAFLGLSCIMSIVLSVRHRIENARRDKKYGKPNPIMPVDTAEKADKAPMFRYII; from the coding sequence ATGGCTGCCCTGTCAGGGGCATTCGGCGGGCTGATCGCTTATGGGATTTCACTGATCAAAACTCACTTCGCACGCTGGCGAGTTCTGTTTCTCGTGGAAGGCCTGCCAACCATTATTTTCGCTTTTGTGATTCTATTGTTTCTGCCTGATCGACCAGAAACCGCCAATCTTTTCAGCAACGAAGAAGAACGTGCGGTATCCATTGAGCGAATGAATCGGGGTCAAGCCAGTGAGGGGCACAATGTGCTAGTCAAGAGGCACGTTGTGTCAGGTTTCACAGACTGGAAAGTGCATGCATGTGCCCTTGTCAAGATGGGACATGATGCAGGCCTTGCAACCATTTCGATCTTTTTGCCAAACATCCTCAAGTCACTTGGATATACAAATACCCAGGCCCAGTACATGACTATTGGTCCGTATCTCGTCGCGTGGGTTGTGATGCTTGGGGTGTGTTTCATCTCGGACAAGCGGAGAACCCGTGGACCGTTCCTCATCGGTGCCACCATGGTGTCGATAATAGGGACGGCTCTCATAGTTTCCTTTCCTGCCGAAGAAAATCCCCAAATCGCACTTGTTGGGGTCTTCTTCATGGTGGCTGGCATCTTTCCATGCATCCCGTTGGGAATACAATGGGCGACGGACAATGCTGGCGCcgaatcaaagaagataacAGCAATTTGCATCCTTGTAGTCGCGGGCCACTGCTGGAGCATCCTTGCTAGCAAAAGTTTTCCAGATCGGGAGGGGCCCGATTACGTCCGTGGGTATAGCATTGTGCTGGCGTTCTTGGGACTTAGCTGTATTATGTCTATCGTCCTGTCCGTTCGCCATCGAATTGAAAACGCGCGACGAGACAAGAAATACGGAAAGCCGAACCCAATTATGCCGGTTGATACAGCGGAAAAGGCGGACAAAGCTCCAATGTTCCGCTACATCATCTAG
- the SLX1 gene encoding Slx4p interacting protein (EggNog:ENOG410PGIA~COG:L~BUSCO:8326at33183), whose translation MYSEPDSMGHTPSYEPPSQEAVKPIPAFYCAYLLRSTVRHASLYIGSTPNPARRLAQHNGLIQGGAKRTHKVSLRPWEMVMLVSGFMSRTAALQFEWAWQHTPSSRHADHEDDSSQPPVRIYPRSERRAKRSSRPRSSLKSILKSLHLLLRSPYFSVWPLEVHFFSAEIYRAWQGCCQLLDNLIPDSINVVVDQYIEKQRDGTKPFDSLDIKNAKLKNYFAKAEFLLDKHVIPCGICNQKLNLEDDLIAICPHEQCNCASHILCLSSKFLEIGNAPNRIIPMNGKCPSCSSIIEWSILMKEMTLRIRGKRTETKSRSGRLKRNGGVPFIDSAYPGSTGSRDKFSDFDATDKFDQSEDSWGPKLRVIEEELGLLSLESPEKRCS comes from the exons ATGTATTCGGAGCCTGATTCAATGGGACATACACCCTCATACGAACCACCATCCCAGGAGGCTGTCAAACCGATACCAGCATTCTATTGCGCCTACTTGCTGCGGTCAACTGTCAGACACGCCAGTCTCTATATTGGATCTACCCCCAACCCTGCAAGGAGGCTGGCACAACACAACGGCCTCATACAAGGCGGCGCCAAAAGGACGCATAAAGTCTCCCTCAGGCCATGGGAGATGGTCATGCTCGTGAGCGGCTTTATGAGTAGAACGGCGGCACTGCAATTCGA GTGGGCATGGCAACATACACCAAGTTCTCGTCATGCCGACCACGAAGATGATTCATCGCAGCCTCCTGTGCGGATATATCCCCGTTCAGAAAGGCGGGCCAAGCGCTCCTCTCGTCCTCGCTCATCTCTGAAAAGCATCCTGAAATCCTTACATCTCTTATTACGCTCGCCCTACTTTTCTGTCTGGCCACTAGAAGTCCACTTCTTCTCAGCCGAGATTTATCGTGCATGGCAGGGTTGTTGCCAGCTGCTAGACAATTTAATTCCAGACTCCATCAATGTCGTCGTGGACCAATATATCGAAAAACAACGAGACGGGACTAAACCATTCGATTCTCTCGACATCAAAAATGCAAAGCTCAAAAATTACTTTGCCAAGGCTGAGTTTCTTCTTGATAAGCACGTTATCCCTTGTGGCATTTGCAACCAAAAGCTGAATCTGGAAGACGACCTGATAGCCATCTGCCCGCACGAACAATGCAATTGCGCATCCCACATACTTTGTCTCTCATCTAAGTTCCTTGAGATTGGGAATGCGCCAAACAGAATAATTCCCATGAACGGGAAATGTCCGAGCTGTAGTTCAATCATAGAATGGTCCATCTTAATGAAAGAGATGACTCTGAGGATACGGGGCAAAAGGACTGAGACGAAAAGTCGTTCTGGAAGGCTAAAAAGAAATGGAGGTGTTCCCTTCATAGACTCAGCTTACCCCGGTTCAACGGGATCCCGGGATAAGTTCTCTGATTTCGACGCGACGGACAAGTTCGACCAAAGTGAAGATAGCTGGGGCCCAAAGCTACGCGTTATTGAAGAAGAGCTTGGGCTGCTGTCTCTTGAATCGCCGGAAAAAAGGTGCTCCTAG
- a CDS encoding uncharacterized protein (EggNog:ENOG410PG40~COG:A~BUSCO:6799at33183): MNSNSPNNLADEMHGFTLLNSAPSILAPRLGRLCLKGRKPIQTPHYVPITSRGAVPHVSHDTMRDHMSVQSLYAGLEDFIERGPRVTPPVYQTPAQQSESALRNFLCHQDDILLILGPRRIPPIACTTPNSSNSITIFTSVGFRQLEDGEYAKAIEKLQPDFAVGLADLVLTQPPGVKRRERMVDRTHAWTRDTIDRLYGAGNTSGVSNKSLFLAPLLPLEKEMQLLYVQDLEDEMKDSISGFALFDGSTVEAVPDSMSHLVRMFFGNPHTPHRVLREISLGIDLTTIPFIGTASDAGLAFDFTFPQPPTENSKRNLPLAFDMWLSSHAVDTEPLKPGCQCYTCKNHHRAYIQHLLNAKEMLAWTLLQIHNHHVMDQFFAAVRGSIWNGTFAQDVETFERAYAPEFPEQTGQGPRIRGYQAKSEHGASKRNPRAYGRLDDHAQKLMEAESSVPTPDVGADELQAHGFAEKSE, encoded by the exons ATGAATTCTAACTCACCTAACAATTTGGCCGATGAAATGCACGGATTCACTCTCTTGAATTCCGCTCCCTCGATTCTCGCTCCGCGCCTCGGGCGTTTGTGTCTCAAAGGACGAAAACCAATCCAGACCCCTCACTATGTCCCAATTACCTCCCGAGGTGCCGTCCCGCATGTGTCCCATGACACGATGCGAGATCATATGTCCGTTCAGAGTCTATATGCTGGGCTGGAAGATT TCATTGAACGAGGCCCACGAGTAACTCCCCCCGTCTATCAGACCCCGGCACAGCAATCTGAATCTGCTTTACGGAACTTTTTATGCCATCAAGACGACATCCTTCTGATTTTAGGTCCACGAAGAATTCCACCTATCGCTTGCACGACACCAAATAGTTCAAATTCTATTACGATATTCACCTCTGTCGGATTTCGTCAGCTTGAAGACGGAGAATATGCCAAAGCTATCGAGAAGTTACAGCCGGATTTTGCGGTCGGTCTAGCAGATCTCGTCCTGACGCAGCCACCGGGTGTCAAGAGGCGGGAACGTATGGTGGACAGAACTCATGCATGGACTAGGGACACAATTGACCGGCTGTATGGCGCCGGAAACACGTCCGGGGTGTCAAACAAATCACTTTTCCTTGCTCCCCTACTCCCCCTGGAGAAGGAAATGCAGCTCTTATATGTGCAGGATCTAGAAGATGAGATGAAGGATTCGATTTCTGGCTTCGCTCTCTTTGATGGATCAACAGTCGAGGCTGTCCCCGATTCCATGTCGCACCTTGTCCGAATGTTTTTCGGAAACCCTCACACGCCTCATAGGGTCTTGAGGGAGATCTCTTTGGGGATTGACCTTACAACAATACCATTTATCGGAACTGCGTCCGACGCAGGTTTAGCATTCGATTTCACCTTTCCTCAGCCGCCcacagagaatagcaaaaGGAATTTACCTTTGGCGTTCGATATGTGGTTATCGAGCCATGCAGTTGATACTGAGCCATTAAAACCCGGCTGTCAATGCTATACCTGCAAGAATCACCACCGTGCATATATCCAGCATTTGCTCAATGCAAAAGAAATGCTTGCATGGACGTTGCTGCAGATCCATAATCATCACGTCATGGATCAGTTTTTCGCTGCGGTCAGAGGAAGCATTTGGAACGGGACATTTGCCCAAGATGTGGAAACATTTGAACGGGCTTACGCCCCGGAATTCCCTGAGCAGACAGGTCAGGGTCCAAG AATAAGAGGCTATCAAGCCAAGTCAGAACATGGGGCTTCAAAAAGGAATCCAAGGGCCTATGGACGCCTCGACGACCATGCACAGAAACTCATGGAAGCAGAGTCATCCGTACCTACGCCAGATGTGGGAGCAGACGAGCTCCAGGCACACGGATTtgctgagaaatcagaataa
- the CDC8 gene encoding Thymidylate kinase (EggNog:ENOG410PNUS~COG:F~BUSCO:12766at33183), whose translation MSSDAAVAHADRKMARGALIVIEGLDRAGKSTQCAILVDKLREKGHETKYIRFPDRTTSIGKIIDGYLRGETQLDDHAIHLLFSANRWELASQIRQDISNGISIVIDRYSYSGAVYSAAKNNRELSLEWAWQSEIGLPRPDLWFFLNISPEKAESRGGYGLERYENVTLQLRVGELFKSMQGMENNEEMRIIDANQSKEQVARDISAQVLAAVDSIEGPLRQLGHMPF comes from the exons ATGAGTTCAGATGCTGCCGTAGCTCATGCCGATCGTAAGATGGCCCGAGGTGCACTTATTGTCATTGAGGGGCTTGACAGGGCGGGCAAGTCAACCCAATGCGCGATATTGGTCGACAAGCTCCGTGAAAAGGGCCATGAGACGAAATACATTCGTTTCCCAG ATAGAACAACTTCGATCGGCAAAATCATTGACGGCTACCTGCGAGGCGAGACTCAATTGGATGACCATGCTATTCATCTGCTTTTCTCCGCCAATAGGTGGGAGTTAGCGTCTCAGATTCGCCAGGATATCTCCAATGGCATATCTATAGTCATTGACCGCTATTCTTACTCTGGCGCCGTCTATTCCGCTGCAAAAAATAACAGGGAGCTGTCACTGGAGTGGGCGTGGCAATCTGAGATTGGGCTACCCCGGCCGGATTTGTGgttctttctcaatatatcCCCAGAAAAAGCTGAAAGCAGAGGCGGCTACGGCTTGGAAAGATACGAGAATGTCACTCTCCAGCTGCGGGTTGGCGAGCTTTTCAAGTCGATGCAGGGAATGGAAAACAACGAGGAGATGCGCATAATTGATGCAAATCAATCCAAGGAACAAGTTGCACGAGATATCTCTGCACAGGTGCTAGCTGCGGTTGATTCCATCGAAGGTCCATTGAGGCAACTAGGCCACATGCCCTTTTGA
- a CDS encoding uncharacterized protein (EggNog:ENOG410PJ5U~COG:G) translates to MDDGRVELEGIDVGETNELAIEQYRAEIERKLVRRQDMVIMPQMVTLYLLAYLDRSNLGNAKLQGLVEDVLNGNDDDYGWAASIFYFG, encoded by the exons ATGGACGATGGAAGAGTGGAGCTTGAAGGAATAGATGTGGGAGAGACAAACGAGCTTGCCATTGAGCAGTATAGGGCTGAAATTGAAAG AAAGCTTGTTCGTCGGCAAGATATGGTCATTATGCCTCAGATGGTCACCCTTTACCTCCTG GCGTACCTTGACCGAAGCAACCTCGGAAATGCCAAACTCCAAGGCTTGGTTGAAGATGTCCTAAACGGGAATGATGATGACTACGGCTGGGCAGCGAGCATATTCTATTTCGGATAG